The genomic region AGGTGTAGTGTTCAAGACCGCACCGTGCAGTAGAGGGTTTGCTAGTTTGTCTAATGATCCCAGACCTCAGCTTCAGTAATCGACTGCATTATCTTACCATTCTGTCAATGCGTAAGTCCTACTAGATTATCAGGGCTAATCCTCTAAACTCTTGCTCTATGCTGAAATATCAATTCCGCAAAATTTGGACGCTGCTATCGGTCTATTACGCCTATATGCTGGAATATCGGGCGGAGTTGTACTTTTGGGTATTATCCAATTCTCTGCCAATTATTTTAATGGGGGTTTGGGTGCAAGCAGGACAGCAAGGACAGTTTGATTTAACGCCAACCGAGTTTATTCGCTACTTTTTAGGGGTATTTATTGTCCGTCAATTTACTGTGGTTTGGGTGATTTGGGAATTTGAACGCGAGGTTGTAGAAGGACGTTTATCCTTTCGTTTGTTGCAACCATTAGATCCGGTTTGGCATCATGTGGCGGGTCATGTTTCGGAAAGATTGGCTCGTTTTCCCTTTGCAGCAGGGTTAATTATTCTCTGTTTTGTTCTCTACCCGGATGCGCTTTGGTACCCCAGTGTTTGGCAAATCTTGGGGTTTATTTTGTGGTGCGCGATCGCGTTTGCTTTGCGTTTTTTAATGCAATATACGTGGGCCTTATTTGCTTTTTGGACGGAACGTGCCACTGCCTTAGAACAATTTTCTCTGTTGTTTTATTTGTTTCTTTCGGGGATGATTGCCCCATTAGAAGTCTTTCCCCCCTTCTTAAAACAACTTGCCCTTTTGACGCCTTTTCCTTACATGGTTCACTTTCCCGCTGCCTTTTTAATGGGGCTACCGGTCAATATCATTCAAGGCGTTATTGTTACTCTAGTTTGGGGAGCGCTCTTTTTTGTATTGAATCGTTGGTTATGGCGACGCGGATTAAAAGAATATTCAGGAATGGGGGCCTAATTTTGAGGAGGAAATCATTTTTCGGTTAGAATTTTCACACTGATCGGTAAAGACGTGCAGAGGGGGAGACAAGGGAGACAAGGAGAGACGGTGAACCAATGACTAATGACTAATAACTAATGACTAATGACCATACAATTGTATCAATATTTACAACAATTACCGTTATCTGCTGATAAGAAACAGTCGATTGATTTACCGCCGAAAGAAAAAGAAGAAGCATGGCAAATTGTTTGGGATGCCTTTCTCAATGGAGATTTTCAGCAGCGTTGGGAAGTGGCAAAGTATCTGCCTAAATTTGGCGAAAGCGCGATCGCGCCCTTAACTCATTTACTCCATAATGAGGCAGCGGATCTGGATTTGCGTTGTGAAGCAGCCGCTATTTTGGGCCAAATTAATGCGAGTCCTGCCCTGTTTACGCTCACTGAAATTCTAAATACAGACAGTGACCCAGAAGT from Cyanobacteria bacterium GSL.Bin1 harbors:
- a CDS encoding multidrug ABC transporter permease, translated to MLKYQFRKIWTLLSVYYAYMLEYRAELYFWVLSNSLPIILMGVWVQAGQQGQFDLTPTEFIRYFLGVFIVRQFTVVWVIWEFEREVVEGRLSFRLLQPLDPVWHHVAGHVSERLARFPFAAGLIILCFVLYPDALWYPSVWQILGFILWCAIAFALRFLMQYTWALFAFWTERATALEQFSLLFYLFLSGMIAPLEVFPPFLKQLALLTPFPYMVHFPAAFLMGLPVNIIQGVIVTLVWGALFFVLNRWLWRRGLKEYSGMGA